A genomic stretch from Perognathus longimembris pacificus isolate PPM17 chromosome 5, ASM2315922v1, whole genome shotgun sequence includes:
- the Pdxk gene encoding pyridoxal kinase, protein MEEECRVLSIQSHVVRGYVGNRAATFPLQVLGFEIDAVNSVQFSNHTGYAHWKGHVLNSQELHELYGGLRLNQVNKYDYVLTGYTRDKSFLATVVDIVRELKQQNPRLVYVCDPVMGDKWNGEGSMYVPEDLLPVYREKVVPVADIITPNQFEAELLSGRKIHSQEEALVVMDMLHSMGPDTVVITSSDLPAPRGGDYLIALGSQRMRRPDGSMATQRIRMEMRKVDAVFVGTGDLFAAMLLAWTHKHPDNLKVACEKTLSAMHHVLQRTIQYAKARAGDGQKPSVAQLELRMVQSKKDIEDPEIVVQATVL, encoded by the exons GTTTTGGGATTTGAAATCGATGCCGTGAACTCTGTGCAGTTTTCCAACCACACAG GCTATGCTCACTGGAAGGGCCACGTGCTGAACTCCCAGGAGCTCCACGAGCTGTACGGAGGCCTCAGGCTGAACCAAGTGAATAAGTATGACTACGTGCTCACAG GCTACACGAGGGACAAGTCCTTCCTGGCCACGGTGGTGGACATCGTGCGGGAGCTGAAGCAGCAGAACCCCAGGCTGGTGTACG TCTGTGATCCTGTGATGGGGGACAAGTGGAACGGCGAGGGCTCCATG TATGTTCCAGAGGACCTCCTTCCGGTGTACAGAGAGAAAGTGGTGCCGGTGGCAGACATCATAACTCCCAACCAGTTCGAGGCTGA GCTGCTGAGCGGCAGGAAGATCCACAGCCAGGAGGAGGCGCTGGTG GTGATGGACATGCTGCACTCCATGGGCCCCGACACGGTGGTCATCACCAGCTCCGACCTGCCCGCCCCACGGGGCGGCGACTATCTGATCGCGCTGGGCAGCCAGAGGATGC GGAGGCCCGACGGCTCCATGGCGACCCAGCGGATCCGCATGGAGATGCGCAAGGTGGACGCCGTCTTCGTGGGCACCGGGGACCTCTTTGCCGCCATGCTCCTGGCGTGGACGCACAAGCACCCCGACAACCTCAAG GTGGCCTGCGAGAAGACCCTGTCCGCCATGCACCACGTGCTGCAGAGGACCATCCAGTATGCGAAAG CCCGAGCCGGGGACGGACAGAAGCCCAGCGTGGCGCAGCTGGAGCTCAGGATGGTGCAGAGCAAGAAGGACATCGAGGACCCCGAGATCGTCGTGCAGGCCACGGTGCTGTGA